One Solanum pennellii chromosome 10, SPENNV200 genomic region harbors:
- the LOC107002558 gene encoding putative calcium-transporting ATPase 11, plasma membrane-type, translating into MEAELEKLALIVSSYDIETLRKVGGVEGVASWLSVSLNVGVKTSDVSYRQNVYGSNKYTEKAFKRFWTFLWEALQDITLIILMVCAVVSISVGFATEGWPKGTYDGLGVLLSILLVVVVTAISDYRQSLQFRDLDKEKKKILIQVTRDGSRQKVPIYDLVVGDVVHLSIGDLVPADGIFISGYSLLIDQSSMSGESAPISIYEGRPFLLSGTKVQDGSAKMLITTVGMKTEWGKLMERLANGVEDETPLQVKLSGVATIIGKIGLAFALLTFMVLTVRFLVEKVLHYELMKWSSGDAMTLLNYFVTAVTIIVVAVPEGLPLAVTLSLAFAMKKLMDNKALVRHLSACETMGSATCICTDKTGTLTTNRMVVNKIWICEKTKKVETDAGGDAVTLNIRENEMTLLLQAIFHNTVAEVVKDKGGKKSILGTPTESAILEYGLLLGGDIDKQRRGCKLLKVEPFNSEKKKMSVLIALPDGNNRAFCKGAAELIFKMCDRFIDLNGEIVHLTDNRTRNIMDVINDFTGEALRTLCLAYKDIEDGYENDSIPDSGYTLVAVVGIKDPVRPGVKNAVKTCLAAGITVRMVTGDNIKTAKAIAKECGILTADGLAIEGPEFRNKTPDEMRHIIPRIQVIARASPMDKLVLVNNLKGMFNEIVAVTGDGTNDAPALNEADIGFAMGIAGTEVAKESADIIVLDDNFSTIVNVAKWGRSVYINIQKFVQFQLTVCVVALIINFISACISGSAPFTAVQLLWVNLIMDTLGAIALATEPPHEELMNRPPVGREVSLISKTMWRNIIGQSIFQLAILLVFNFTGKQILRLEGSDATIVLNTFIFNTFVFCQVFNEINSRDMEKINVFRGIFGSWIFVGVITSTVVFQVIIVEFLGTLASTTPLSWKLWLLSVLIGAASLIVAVILKLIPVEHKNKHHDGYNLLPNGPELV; encoded by the exons ATGGAGGCTGAACTGGAAAAACTCGCATTGATTGTTAGTTCATATGATATCGAAACCTTAAGGAAAGTTGGAGGAGTTGAAGGTGTCGCGAGTTGGCTGAGTGTCTCATTGAATGTAGGAGTCAAAACAAGTGATGTATCTTACAGACAAAATGTATATGGATCGAACAAGTACACCGAGAAGGCTTTTAAGAGATTTTGGACTTTCC TCTGGGAGGCTTTGCAGGATATCACTCTCATTATCCTCATGGTTTGTGCTGTTGTCTCCATTAGTGTGGGATTTGCCACGGAAGGCTGGCCAAAAGGAACGTACGATGGACTAGGTGTTCTGCTTAGTATATTATTGGTAGTCGTTGTTACTGCAATTAGTGATTATAGGCAGTCGTTGCAGTTCAGGGATTTGgataaggagaagaaaaagatacTTATCCAGGTCACAAGAGATGGATCCAGGCAAAAGGTTCCGATTTATGACTTGGTGGTTGGTGATGTAGTTCATTTATCTATCGGTGATCTGGTTCCTGCAGATGGAATATTCATATCCGGATACAGCTTGTTAATTGATCAATCAAGCATGTCTGGTGAGAGTGCGCCAATAAGCATATATGAAGGAAGACCTTTTCTTCTATCGGGAACCAAAGTGCAAGATGGTTCAGCTAAGATGTTAATAACAACTGTTGGAATGAAAACTGAATGGGGTAAGCTGATGGAGAGATTAGCAAATGGCGTAGAAGACGAGACACCTCTGCAAGTTAAGTTGAGTGGTGTTGCTACCATTATTGGAAAGATCGGATTGGCATTTGCTCTGCTGACGTTTATGGTGTTGACTGTTAGATTTCTGGTGGAGAAAGTACTTCACTATGAGCTCATGAAATGGTCTTCTGGTGATGCAATGACTCTTCTGAATTACTTTGTGACAGCAGTAACTATAATTGTTGTTGCGGTTCCAGAAGGACTGCCTCTGGCAGTGACATTGAGTCTTGCGTTTGCAATGAAAAAGCTAATGGATAACAAGGCATTGGTGAGACATCTTTCCGCATGTGAGACGATGGGATCAGCTACTTGCATCTGCACAGATAAGACAGGAACACTAACAACAAACCGAATGGTAGTTAACAAGATATGGATTTGTGAAAAAACGAAAAAGGTAGAGACTGATGCAGGTGGGGATGCAGTAACTTTGAATATACGTGAAAATGAAATGACATTGCTTCTGCAGGCAATATTTCACAATACGGTAGCAGAGGTTGTTAAGGACAAGGGCGGAAAGAAATCTATTCTTGGAACACCAACAGAATCAGCAATATTAGAATATGGATTGCTTCTTGGTGGTGATATTGACAAGCAAAGAAGGGGCTGTAAACTGCTGAAGGTTGAGCCTTTCAATTcggaaaagaaaaagatgtcTGTGCTTATTGCTCTCCCAGATGGAAACAACCGAGCTTTCTGCAAGGGTGCAGCCGAGCTAATCTTTAAAATGTGTGACAGGTTTATTGATCTTAATGGTGAAATTGTTCATTTGACAGATAACCGAACAAGAAATATTATGGATGTCATTAATGACTTCACTGGTGAAGCCTTGCGTACCCTTTGCTTGGCTTACAAAGACATTGAGGATGGTTATGAAAATGATAGTATTCCTGATAGTGGCTACACATTGGTTGCTGTGGTCGGGATTAAAGATCCAGTTCGCCCTGGAGTTAAAAATGCAGTAAAAACTTGTTTAGCTGCTGGAATTACTGTGCGAATGGTCACTGGTGACAATATTAAGACAGCCAAAGCCATTGCTAAAGAATGCGGGATACTAACTGCTGATGGTTTGGCTATTGAAGGTCCAGAATTTCGCAACAAAACTCCTGATGAAATGAGGCATATAATTCCTAGAATTCAG GTGATCGCTCGAGCATCACCAATGGACAAGCTTGTGTTGGTAAATAATCTAAAAGGTATGTTTAATGAGATTGTTGCAGTTACTGGTGATGGCACAAATGATGCTCCTGCTCTCAACGAGGCGGATATTGGATTTGCTATGGGTATAGCAGGCACAGAG GTTGCTAAAGAAAGTGCTGATATTATAGTGCTCGATGACAACTTTAGCACAATCGTGAATGTGGCTAAATGGGGTCGTTCtgtatacataaatattcaaaagTTTGTGCAGTTCCAGCTGACAGTCTGTGTTGTGGCTCTGATAATCAATTTTATCTCCGCATGCATTTCAG GATCTGCTCCTTTTACCGCGGTTCAGCTGCTGTGGGTGAACCTTATTATGGACACTTTAGGTGCAATTGCCTTGGCTACGGAACCACCACATGAAGAACTAATGAACAGACCTCCTGTTGGAAGGGAAGTGAGTTTGATTTCCAAGACGATGTGGAGAAATATAATCGGACAAAGTATCTTCCAACTAGCTATACTTTTAGTTTTCAACTTCACTGGAAAGCAGATTCTGAGGCTCGAAGGTTCAGATGCTACCATAgttctcaatactttcattttcAACACATTCGTTTTCTGTCAG GTTTTCAATGAAATAAACAGTCGTGACATGGAGAAGATAAATGTGTTCCGTGGCATTTTTGGAAGCTGGATATTCGTAGGTGTCATAACTTCCACTGTCGTTTTCCAAGTTATCATAGTTGAGTTCTTAGGGACGTTGGCAAGCACTACACCGCTCAGCTGGAAACTATGGCTACTCAGTGTCTTAATTGGTGCTGCAAGCTTGATAGTTGCAGTAATATTGAAGTTGATACCTGTTGAACACAAGAATAAGCATCATGATGGTTATAATCTACTACCAAATGGTCCAGAACTTGTCTAA
- the LOC107002559 gene encoding tRNA-splicing endonuclease subunit Sen54-like, which produces MEADKWASFSEETSDSEGYGEDPDDDDHCCAYASTDIPKLQFRKDISRSRWLDPLGMAEVVERKGGLWTTTGIVRNGKIYCFIEEILYLAEIGALHLLSKDDTPLSLEHVYNKVAEGKSGCSLEYYEAYKHLKSLGYIVRRHGIPWSVRRSKVNCVVNQDTPEPAQSGDEESRNSFLISEMINNMQIGGLRLAFDVYPPNSRFRKSAPGDPCFVLCLASEYPPSKEEIEDLERHSHGVPLKFCLVEHGRLNFFSFNKVELPILP; this is translated from the exons ATGGAAGCTGATAAGTGGGCAAGTTTTTCAGAAGAAACTAGTGATTCTGAAGGCTACGGGGAGGATCCTGACGATGATGACCATTGTTGTGCATATGCATCCACTGATATACCCAAGTTGCAGTTCAG GAAAGATATCTCAAGATCACGATGGCTTGATCCATTAGGAATGGCTGAGGTCGTGGAGAGGAAGGGTGGATTGTGGACAACTACTGGGATAGTTCGTAATGGCAAGATATATTGCTTCATCGAAGAGATTTT ATATCTTGCCGAAATTGGGGCTCTACATCTCCTCAGTAAAGATGACACACCCCTTTCTCTGGAACATGTATACAACAAGGTTGCAGAAGGAAAAAGTGGATGTTCCTTGGAATATTATGAAGCATATAAGCACTTGAAATCTCTTGGTTATATAGTTAGGCGTCATGGTATTCCTTGGTCAGTAAGAAGGTCAAAAGTAAATTGTGTTGTTAACCAAGACACGCCTGAGCCTGCACAAAGTGGAGATGAAGAATCAAGAAACAGTTTTCTCATCTCTGAAATGATTAATAATATGCAGATTGGTGGATTGAGACTGGCCTTTGACGTTTACCCTCCTAATAGCAGATTCAGAAAGTCTGCTCCTGGTGATCCCTGTTTTGTACTTTGTCTTGCTAG TGAGTATCCACCTTCCAAAGAAGAAATTGAAGATCTTGAGAGACATTCTCATGGTGTTCCGTTGAAATTCTGTCTTGTTGAGCATGGACGTTTGAACTTTTTTTCATTCAACAAAGTTGAGCTCCCTATCCTTCCATGA
- the LOC107001795 gene encoding zeatin O-glucosyltransferase-like → MWRDYRDEKDGLEFFHNKLPKSKTNSIPTSPMAPTCNQNQMHSQNGNQFPQEVVVVVVPFPAQGHLNQLLHFSRLISSYNIPVHYITTTTHTRQVNFRAHGFKSTNNIHFHEFPTPIFNSPTPNNNSNPSIKFPSHLQPSSQISTNLRNPVAKILHSLSHKARRIVIIHDSLMGSVVQDYRDIPNAEAYTFHSVSAFTIFLYVWESMGRSSSIDVDMIKDLPSNDGCFTPEFTKFVRSEHEYSKFNSGKIYNTSRVIEGPFLDLLSKEQINKGKKQWALGPFNPITISGPTQQRHYSLTWLDKQVPKSVIFVSFGTTTSFSYEQIKEIAIGLEKSQQKFIWVLRDADKENVFSQDFTKKIELPKGFEERVKERGIVVRDWAPQLEILAHNSTGGFLSHCGWNSCMESISMGVPLAAWPMHSDQPRNTVLITKILEVGLVVKDWARRDELVTFDRIEKVVRILMASKEGEEMRKRAKKLSFGVKNAVGENGVTKNEFDAFIAHIARAI, encoded by the exons atgtG GCGAGATTATAGGGATGAGAAAGATGGACTTGAGTTCTTTCACAATAAA CTTCCCAAGTCCAAAACAAACTCAATACCAACTTCTCCAATGGCCCCAACTTGCAACCAAAACCAAATGCATAGCCAAAATGGTAACCAATTTCCACAAGAAgtagttgttgttgtggttCCATTTCCAGCACAAGGACACTTAAAccaacttcttcatttttctcgTCTCATTTCGTCCTACAATATACCAGTTCATTACATTACCACCACAACTCATACTCGTCAGGTCAATTTTCGAGCTCATGGTTTTAAATCAACAAACAACATTCATTTTCACGAATTTCCAACCCCTATTTTCAACTCTCCTACACCTAATAACAACTCGAATCCATCAATCAAATTCCCTTCACATCTTCAACCTTCCTCTCAAATTTCCACCAACCTAAGAAACCCCGTTGCAAAGATTTTACATTCTCTCTCACATAAAGCGCGAAGGATTGTTATCATCCACGATTCCTTAATGGGGTCAGTTGTTCAAGATTATCGCGACATTCCAAATGCAGAAGCCTACACTTTCCATAGTGTTTCGGCTTTCACAATATTTTTGTACGTGTGGGAAAGCATGGGGAGGTCTTCTTCTATCGACGTTGACATGATAAAAGACCTCCCGTCGAATGATGGTTGCTTCACCCCCGAATTTACAAAATTTGTTCGATCCGAACATGAGTATAGTAAGTTTAATTCAGGCAAGATTTATAACACGTCAAGAGTCATAGAAGGTCCTTTTCTTGATTTACTATCTAAGGAACAAATCAATAAAGGCAAAAAACAGTGGGCTTTAGGCCCATTTAACCCTATTACAATCTCAGGGCCCACCCAACAAAGACATTATTCATTAACTTGGCTAGACAAACAAGTACCAAAGTCAGTTATTTTTGTGTCATTTGGAACCACAACTTCATTTTCTTATGAACAAATCAAGGAAATTGCAATAGGGTTGGAAAAAAGtcaacaaaaattcatttgGGTATTGAGAGACGCGGATAAAGAGAATGTTTTTTCACAAGATTTCACTAAAAAGATTGAACTGCCAAAAGGGTTTGAGGAGAGAGTGAAGGAAAGAGGGATAGTGGTAAGAGATTGGGCCCCACAACTAGAAATATTGGCCCATAATTCGACTGGCGGATTTTTGAGTCATTGTGGTTGGAATTCATGCATGGAGAGTATTTCAATGGGAGTTCCTTTAGCCGCATGGCCAATGCACTCGGATCAACCTAGGAACACGGTGTTGATAACGAAAATACTAGAAGTCGGGTTGGTTGTTAAGGATTGGGCTCGACGAGACGAGTTGGTAACGTTCGATAGAATCGAAAAGGTTGTGAGGATTTTAATGGCATcaaaagaaggagaagaaatgAGGAAAAGGGCAAAGAAGTTGAGTTTTGGTGTGAAGAATGCCGTGGGAGAAAATGGTGTCACAAAAAATGAGTTTGATGCTTTCATTGCCCATATTGCTAGAGCAATTTGA